The following proteins are encoded in a genomic region of Entelurus aequoreus isolate RoL-2023_Sb linkage group LG01, RoL_Eaeq_v1.1, whole genome shotgun sequence:
- the LOC133648641 gene encoding inter-alpha-trypsin inhibitor heavy chain H3-like → MSGVSGVGLLVCLWLASGQGDLLIPGQNGPLGEAGRPVKTHQKRSTADVTVEVYSVTVDCTVASRFAHTVMTSKALNKANVSKEIFFEVDLPKTAFITNFSMEIDGQVYVGEVKEKEKAKKQYEKAVSSGQTAGLVKVSGRKMEKFSVSVNVAAQSNVTFVLTYEELLQRQRGQYEILTRVKPKQVVQEFQIVANIYEPQGIDHVDAHATFLSNELLPLVEKTVSEKKAHISFSPTVDQQRQCPGCAGSLIDGDFVIKYDVKHDTSLGDIQVVNGYFVHFFAPPDLPRVPTNVVFVIDRSGSMYGDKIRQTREAMLEILEDLKEDDCFAIIVFDDQINPWKETLIKATKENVDSARSYVQRINDNGGTNINDAVLTAVKMLQTDKAEKRIPERSADMIILLTDGMPNVGESDPQRIQENVQFANNGSMSVFSLGFGDNVDYGFLNVLSQQNKGLARRIFEGSDAALQLQNFYEEVASPLLSEVNLRYPDNAVDKITTNHFSQLYNGSEIVVAGLLLDNDLDNFLVEVVAQGSEDNFQVQGKASALDWGTIYPDEEYIFGDFTERLWAYLTIQQLLEKSKSGDQDEKSNATAKALDMSLKYSFVTPLTSMVVTKPEDEDKPDGPLIANKLTEEERQQAERVSYQHTPSYHYASSPTYFVDGDPHFIIELPDRDDALCFNINDKPGTIFNLVKDPKSGILVNGQIIGDKQMPPDGKMNTYFWRFGIIQQRLGLRLEVSTNSILVLQDGERVRLQWSNTTTLKRDNVDLLLTKDRSLTITLKDSVKFVILLHKVWKKHPYHRDYLGFYTVDTHLLSPSVHGLLGQFYRGIEYEVTNLHPGEVPEKPDATMFIKGQELNVTRGWQRDFKRDVKNGENVPCWFIHNNGTGLIDGEVSDYIVSGLFKTL, encoded by the exons ATGTCTGGAGTGTCTGGTGTTGGACTACTGGTCTGCCTCTGGTTGGCCTCTGGTCAGGGAGATTTACTCATTCCGGGACAAAATGGACCTCTTGGG GAAGCAGGACGTCCTGTCAAGACCCATCAG AAAAGAAGTACAGCAGACGTCACG GTGGAGGTGTACAGCGTGACGGTGGACTGCACGGTGGCGTCGCGTTTCGCTCACACCGTCATGACCTCCAAGGCTCTGAACAAAGCCAACGTCTCGAAGGAAATCTTCTTCGAAGTCGACCTCCCAAAGACGGCCTTCATCACCAACTTCAGCAT GGAAATTGATGGCCAAGTTTATGTCGGGGAGGTGAAGGAGAAAGAAAAGGCCAAAAAACAGTACGAGAAGGCGGTTTCTTCTGGACAGACTGCAGGACTGGTCAA GGTTTCTGGGAGGAAGATGGAGAAGTTCTCTGTGTCGGTCAACGTCGCAGCACAAAGTAATGTCACTTTTGTTTTGACCTACGAGGAGCTCCTTCAGCGGCAACGTGGTCAGTATGAGATTCTGACCCGAGTGAAACCCAAACAAGTGGTCCAGGAGTTTCAG ATTGTGGCAAACATCTACGAACCCCAGGGCATTGACCACGTGGATGCCCATGCAACGTTCCTCTCCAACGAGCTGCTCCCTCTGGTGGAGAAAACCGTCTCAGAAAAGAAG GCACACATTTCCTTCTCACCGACGGTGGACCAGCAGAGGCAATGTCCAGGTTGTGCTGGGAGTCTGATCGATGGAGATTTTGTTATTAAGTACGATGTGAAGCATGACACCAGCCTGGGGGACATTCAG GTCGTCAATGGATACTTTGTGCACTTCTTTGCCCCACCCGACCTGCCCAGGGTGCCAACAAATGTAGTGTTTGTTATTGATAGAAGCGGCTCAATGTATGGAGATAAAATCCGACAG ACTCGTGAGGCGATGTTGGAGATCCTTGAAGACCTCAAGGAGGATGACTGCTTTGCCATCATCGTGTTTGACGACCAAATTAATCCGTGGAAGGAAACACTGATCAAAGCGACAAAGGAGAATGTGGATTCAGCCAGGAGTTACGTCCAAAGGATAAATGACAACGGAG GCACGAACATTAACGACGCCGTGCTGACGGCTGTGAAGATGTTACAGACAGACAAGGCAGAGAAGAGGATCCCAGAGAGAAGCGCGGATATGATCATTTTACTCACTGACGGGATGCCGAATGTGG GTGAGTCCGACCCCCAGAGGATCCAGGAAAATGTGCAATTTGCCAATAATGGAAGCATGTCCGTGTTCAGCCTCGGATTTGGAGACAATGTCGACTACGGCTTCTTGAATGTGCTGAGCCAGCAAAACAAGGGACTGGCTCGCAGGATCTTTGAGGGCTCAGACGCAGCTCTTCAACTCCAG AATTTCTACGAAGAAGTGGCCAGCCCACTGCTTTCAGAAGTGAATCTTCGTTACCCTGACAACGCAGTGGACAAAATCACCACCAACCACTTCAGCCAGTTGTATAACGGCTCAGAGATCGTGGTGGCGGGGCTACTGTTGGACAACGACCTGGACAACTTCCTGGTGGAAGTGGTTGCCCAGGGG AGTGAAGATAACTTCCAGGTGCAGGGCAAGGCCAGCGCTCTGGACTGGGGCACTATTTACCCCGATGAAGAGTACATCTTTGGGGATTTCACGGAGCGCTTGTGGGCTTACCTTACCATCCAGCAGCTACTGGAGAAAAG TAAGAGTGGTGACCAGGATGAGAAAAGTAACGCTACAGCCAAGGCCCTGGACATGTCCCTGAAGTACAGTTTTGTCACCCCTCTCACGTCCATGGTGGTCACCAAGCCTGAAGATGAGGATAAACCAGACGGCCCCCTCATTGCTAATAAACTGACTGAGG AGGAAAGACAACAGGCAGaaagagttt CATATCAACATACCCCCAGCTATCACTATGCCAGCTCACCAACATATTTTG TGGATGGAGACCCTCATTTCATCATAGAGCTCCCAGACAGGGACGATGCTCTGTGCTTTAACATCAACGACAAACCAGGAACAATTTTCAACCTGGTTAAAGACCCAAAGTCAG GTATTTTGGTGAATGGCCAGATCATTGGAGACAAGCAAATGCCTCCCGATGGTAAAATGAACACCTACTTCTGGCGTTTTGGCATCATTCAGCAAAGGCTGGGGCTAAGATTGGAGGTGAGCACCAACAGCATCTTAGTGCTCCAAGACGGCGAGCGGGTCAGGTTGCAGTGGTCGAACACAACCACCCTCAAAAGAGACAA CGTGGATCTTCTCCTGACCAAAGACCGCAGCCTAACAATAACTCTCAAAGATTCTGTCAAGTTTGTGATCTTGCTCCACAAGGTCTGGAAGAAGCACCCATACCATCGGGACTATTTGGGTTTCTACACTGTGGACACACACCTGCTGTCCCCTTCTGTTCACGGTTTGCTCG GTCAGTTTTACCGCGGGATTGAGTATGAGGTCACAAACTTGCATCCAGGAGAAGTCCCAGAGAAACCAGATGCCACCATGTTCATTAAAGGACAAGAGCTTAATGTGACCAG AGGCTGGCAAAGAGACTTCAA
- the mustn1b gene encoding musculoskeletal embryonic nuclear protein 1b isoform X8 yields MSQPGEVKKKKRPPMKEEDLKGARSKLGLKGEVKSKTYEVMAECERMGKVAPSVFSGVRTGTETSLDNPPAKAPGGSVFNK; encoded by the exons ATGTCACAG CCCGGCGAAGTCAAGAAGAAAAAGCGTCCCCCGATGAAGGAGGAGGACCTGAAGGGGGCCCGCAGTAAACTGGGACTGAAGGGCGAGGTCAAGAGTAAGACCTATGAGGTCATGGCGGAGTGCG AGCGGATGGGCAAAGTGGCCCCATCAGTTTTTAGCGGCGTACGGACCGGGACTGAGACCTCCCTGGACAATCCACCTGCCAAAGCTCCTGGAGGGAGTGTGTTCAACAAGTAG